Proteins co-encoded in one Brassica rapa cultivar Chiifu-401-42 chromosome A02, CAAS_Brap_v3.01, whole genome shotgun sequence genomic window:
- the LOC103850651 gene encoding calcium-dependent mitochondrial ATP-magnesium/phosphate carrier protein 3: MKKPASISMDHVLLALRETSEEREIRIRSLFDFFDNSSLGFLDYAQIEKGLASLQIPPEYKYARDLFRVCDANRDGRVDYHEFRRYIDAKELELYRIFQAIDVAHNGCILPEELWEALVKAGIEIDDEELARFVEHVDKDNNGTITFEEWRDFLLLYPHEATIENIYHHWERVCLIDIGEQAVIPDGISKHVKRSRLLLAGGLAGAVSRTATAPLDRLKVVLQVQRAHAGVLPTIKKIWREDKLRGFFRGNGLNVMKVAPESAIKFCAYEMLKPMIGGEGGDIGTSARLLAGGMAGAVAQTAIYPMDLVKTRLQTCVSEGGKAPKLWKLTKDIWVREGPRAFYKGLFPSLIGIIPYAGIDLAAYETLKDLSRTYILQDTEPGPLIQLSCGMTSGALGASCVYPLQVVRTRMQADSSETTMRQEFMKTMRGEGLRGFYRGLLPNLLKVVPAASITYIVYEAMKKNMALD, translated from the exons ATGAAGAAGCCCGCATCAATCTCGATGGACCACGTACTCCTAGCCTTACGCGAGACcagcgaggagagagagattcGAATCCGGAGCCTATTCGATTTCTTCGACAATTCGAGCTTAGGGTTCTTGGACTACGCCCAGATCGAAAAGGGCTTAGCTTCGCTTCAGATTCCACCCGAGTACAAGTACGCTAGGGATTTGTTCAGAGTCTGTGATGCCAACAGAGACGGGCGCGTTGATTACCACGAGTTTCGTCGTTACATTGACGCCAAGGAGCTCGAGCTTTACAGGATCTTCCAGGCGATTGATGTTGCTCACAACGGGTGTATTTTGCCGGAGGAGCTTTGGGAGGCTCTGGTTAAGGCTG GTATTGAAATAGATGACGAGGAACTCGCTCGTTTCGTGGAGCACGTTGATAAAGACAACAACGGAACCATAACATTCGAGGAGTGGAGAGATTTTCTCTTGTTATACCCTCATGAAGCCACCATTGAGAACATATACCACCACTGGGAAAGGGTTTGCTTGATAGACATTGGAGAGCAAGCTGTTATCCCAGACGGTATAAGCAAACATGTCAAAAGAAGCAGGCTCCTTCTCGCCGGAGGACTAGCCGGAGCCGTATCCAGAACCGCAACCGCCCCTCTGGACCGCCTCAAAGTAGTTCTCCAAGTTCAGAGAGCACACGCAGGTGTTCTCCCTACCATCAAGaagatttggagagaagataAGTTGAGAGGCTTCTTCAGAGGCAATGGTTTGAATGTCATGAAGGTTGCTCCTGAAAGCGCCATTAAGTTCTGCGCTTACGAGATGCTGAAGCCTATGATTGGAGGAGAGGGAGGTGATATCGGTACGAGCGCGAGGCTTTTGGCTGGTGGAATGGCTGGCGCGGTGGCTCAGACCGCTATTTACCCTATGGATCTTGTGAAGACGAGGCTGCAGACTTGTGTGAGTGAAGGTGGGAAGGCGCCGAAGCTGTGGAAGCTTACAAAGGATATATGGGTGAGAGAGGGGCCTAGGGCGTTCTATAAGGGTCTGTTTCCTTCTCTTATTGGGATTATACCTTATGCTGGAATCGATCTAGCTGCTTATGAGACGCTTAAAGACTTGTCTAGAACATACATTCTTCAAGACACCG AGCCGGGTCCTCTGATACAACTGAGCTGTGGAATGACATCAGGAGCTCTCGGAGCATCATGTGTTTACCCTTTACAGGTTGTAAGAACAAG GATGCAAGCGGATAGTTCAGAGACGACAATGAGACAAGAGTTTATGAAAACGATGAGAGGTGAAGGTTTGAGAGGATTCTACAGAGGACTCTTACCTAATCTTCTTAAAGTGGTTCCAGCTGCAAGCATTACATACATTGTTTATGAAGCTATGAAGAAAAACATGGCTCTTGATTAA
- the LOC103850652 gene encoding ribonuclease TUDOR 1, producing the protein MASATENQWLKGRVKAVTSGDCLVITALTHNRPGAPPEKTITLSSLMAPKMARRGGKDEPFAWESKEFLRKLCIGKEVAFKVDYKVEAIAGREFGSVFLGNQNLAKVVVQNGWAKVREQGQQSQGKVSPYIVELLQLQEQAKQEGFGCFSKVPGAAEASIRDLPPSAIGDAGGFDAMGLLAANKGKPMEGVVEQVRDGSTIRVYLLPEFQFVQVFVAGIQSPSMGRRNTNGNVVETVPDESNNGDASGESRGPLTSAQRLAASAASSGEVSADPFGAEAKYFTEHRVLSRDVRIVLEGVDKFNNLIGSVHYSDGEVVKDLGLELVENGLAKYVEWSANMMEEEAKRKLKAAELQCKKDRVKMWASYVPPATNSKALHDQNFTGKVVEVVSGDCVVVADDAIPYGSPAAERRVNLSSIRCPKMGNPRREEKPAPYAREAREFLRQRLIGKQVIVQMEYSRKVTPAEGATTTADRIMDFGSVFIPSPSKGDTEEVATASAISGTQPAGVNIAELLLSRGFGNVVRHRDFEERSNHYDALLAAESRALSGKKGIHSAKEAPAMHITDLTVAAAKKAKDFLPSLQRIRRIPAVVEYVLSGHRCKLYIPKLTCSIAFAFSGVRCPGRGEPFSDEAISVMRRRIMQRDVEIEVETVDRTGTFLGSMWEGRTNVATVLLEAGLAKMQTSFGADRIVEAHILEQAERTAKNQKLKIWENYVEGQEVSNGSTTVETRQKETLKVAVTEVLGGGRFYVQSVGDQRIASIQNQLASLSVKDAPIIGSFNPKRGDIVLAQFSLDNSWNRAMIVSAPREAIQSPDEKLEVFYIDYGNQELVPYSAIRPVDPSVSSAPGLAQLCRLAYIKVPSLEEDFGPEAGEYLHTVTLGSGKEFKAVIEERDTSGGKVKGQGTGTELAVTLIAADEEISVNAAMLQEGIAKMEKRRRFEHKDKQAALDALEKFQEEARKARTGIWQYGDVESDDEDTAPARKPAGGGRR; encoded by the exons GTTGCTTTCAAAGTGGATTACAAAGTGGAAGCTATTGCTGGAAGAGAGTTTGGTTCTGTCTTCCTCGGTAACCAGAATCTAGCAAAGGTTGTTGTTCAAAATGGTTGGGCAAAGGTTAGGGAGCAAGGTCAGCAGAGTCAGGGCAAAGTTAGTCCTTACATTGTAGAGCTGCTACAGCTCCAAGAGCAGGCTAAGCAAGAAGGCTTTGGTTGTTTCAGCAAG GTTCCTGGTGCTGCTGAGGCATCTATCAGAGACCTTCCTCCTTCTGCCATTGGAGATGCTGGAGGCTTTGATGCAATGGGGCTTCTAGCTGCTAACAAAGGCAAGCCTATGGAAGGTGTTGTGGAGCAAGTACGCGATGGGAGTACTATTCGTGTTTATCTTCTTCCAGAGTTCCAGTTTGTGCAAGTCTTTGTTGCTGGAATCCAG TCTCCATCAATGGGAAGAAGAAACACAAACGGAAACGTTGTTGAGACGGTTCCTGATGAGTCTAACAATGGAGATGCTTCTGGTGAGTCAAGAGGTCCTCTGACGTCAGCTCAGAGACTTGCTGCCTCTGCAGCATCTTCCGGTGAGGTTTCTGCTGATCCATTTGGAGCTGAGGCCAAGTACTTCACCGAGCATCGTGTTCTTAGCAGAGAT GTTCGGATTGTTCTTGAAGGTGTTGACAAGTTCAACAACCTGATTGGTTCAGTCCATTACTCTGATGGAGAAGTAGTTAAAGACTTGGGTTTGGAGCTCGTTGAAAAT GGTCTTGCTAAATACGTTGAATGGAGTGCTAACATGATGGAGGAAGAAGCCAAGAGGAAGCTGAAAGCTGCTGAACTCCAATGCAAGAAAGATCGTGTGAAGATGTGGGCAAGCTATGTTCCTCCAGCTACAAACTCTAAGGCACTTCATGACCAGAACTTTACCGGAAAG GTAGTGGAAGTGGTGAGTGGAGACTGTGTTGTAGTTGCTGATGATGCTATCCCATACGGGAGCCCGGCTGCAGAGAGACGTGTCAATCTTTCGAGTATCAGATGTCCTAAAATGGGTAACCCACGTAGAGAGGAGAAGCCAGCTCCTTATGCTAGGGAAGCTAGAGAGTTTCTGAGGCAAAGGCTTATTGGCAAACAG GTCATTGTTCAAATGGAATACTCAAGAAAAGTCACACCAGCAGAAGGTGCTACCACAACTGCAGATAGGATAATGGACTTCGGCTCAGTGTTCATTCCATCTCCCTCCAAAGGCGACACCGAGGAAGTAGCTACTGCATCAGCCATCTCCGGCACTCAGCCAGCTGGAGTCAACATCGCTGAGCTTCTCCTGTCACGTGGTTTCGGAAACGTGGTCAGACACAGAGACTTTGAAGAGAGGTCAAACCATTACGATGCTCTTCTCGCTGCTGAATCTCGCGCTCTCTCTGGAAAGAAAGGAATCCATTCTGCTAAAGAGGCTCCAGCCATGCACATCACTGACTTAACCGTGGCCGCGGCCAAGAAAGCTAAAGATTTCTTGCCGTCGCTTCAGAGGATCAGGAGGATACCTGCTGTTGTGGAATATGTACTGAGTGGACATCGGTGTAAGCTTTATATTCCAAAGCTGACGTGTAGCATTGCCTTTGCGTTCTCTGGTGTTAGATGCCCTGGACGTGGAGAGCCTTTCTCGGATGAAGCTATCTCTGTGATGAGGCGTAGGATCATGCAGAGGGATGTTGAG ATTGAAGTTGAAACGGTGGATAGAACCGGTACTTTCCTAGGATCAATGTGGGAGGGGAGGACAAACGTGGCGACGGTTCTGCTTGAAGCTGGTTTAGCCAAGATGCAGACTAGCTTTGGTGCAGACAGGATTGTTGAAGCGCATATTCTTGAGCAGGCAGAGAGAACTGCTAAGAATCAGAAACTGAAG ATTTGGGAAAATTATGTTGAAGGACAAGAAGTCTCAAACGGAAGTACAACCGTGGAGACTAGGCAGAAGGAGACTTTGAAGGTTGCTGTTACAGAAGTACTTGGAGGTGGTCGGTTCTATGTTCAATCTGTTGGAGATCAGAGGATAGCTTCTATTCAGAACCAGCTTGCTTCTCTGAGTGTTAAAGATGCTCCAATCATTGGATCCTTTAACCCCAAGAGAGGTGACATTGTGCTTGCACAGTTTAGCCTTGACAACTCCTGGAACCGTGCAATG ATTGTGAGTGCACCCCGAGAAGCTATTCAGTCACCAGATGAGAAGCTTGAAGTGTTCTACATAGATTATGGAAACCAAGAGTTAGTCCCTTACAGCGCAATCCGACCAGTTGATCCTTCTGTGTCCTCAGCACCAGGGCTAGCTCAGCTATGCAGACTTGCCTACATAAAGGTTCCAAGCTTGGAGGAAGACTTTGGTCCTGAAGCTGGAGAGTATTTGCATACCGTGACGCTTGGAAGTGGTAAAGAGTTCAAGGCAGTGATAGAGGAAAGAGACACGTCTGGTGGTAAAGTCAAAGGCCAAGGCACTGGAACTGAACTTGCTGTCACTCTCATTGCTGCTGATGAAGAGATCTCTGTCAACGCTGCAATGCTTCAG GAAGGAATAGCGAAAATGGAGAAACGTAGGAGATTTGAGCACAAGGACAAGCAAGCTGCTCttgatgctttggagaagttCCAGGAGGAAGCTCGCAAGGCTAGGACTGGGATCTGGCAGTACGGTGACGTGGAATCAGATGATGAGGACACTGCTCCGGCTAGGAAGCCTGCTGGTGGTGGTCGCAGGTAA